A window of the Citrus sinensis cultivar Valencia sweet orange chromosome 9, DVS_A1.0, whole genome shotgun sequence genome harbors these coding sequences:
- the LOC102618702 gene encoding 1-acyl-sn-glycerol-3-phosphate acyltransferase has protein sequence MDNTGGASFMRNRRFESFLDTSCEQPNVKEPPRVSVKQEAGFRPKAETDQYVDDDGFISVLISYVRIVTCFVTMMVTTFVWAIVMLLLLPWPYQRIRQGNIYGHVTGRLLMWILGNPVKIEGTEFADKRAIYISNHASPIDIFLLMWLTPTGTVGIAKKEIIWYPLFGQLYVLAKHIRIDRSNPSAAIQSLKEAAHAIVKDNLSLIIFPEGTRSQNGRLLPFKKGFVHMALQSRLPIVPIVLSGTHRAWRKGSLHIRPVPITVKYLPPISTSDWTADKLDDYIKMVHDMYVKNLPEPQKPYASDSTRTCSNS, from the exons ATGGATAACACCGGAGGTGCTTCTTTTATGAGGAACAGAAGATTTGAGAGCTTTCTTGATACCAGTTGTGAACAACCAAACGTGAAAGAGCCACCGAGAGTTTCAGTGAAACAAGAAGCGGGATTTAGGCCAAAAGCCGAAACTGATCaatatgttgatgatgatggatTTATCTCTGTGTTGATATCTTATGTGAGAATTGTTACATGTTTCGTTACAATGATGGTTACAACATTCGTCTGGGCAATCGTCATGCTTTTGCTCCTACCGTGGCCCTATCAGAGGATTCGGCAGGGCAATATTTATGGCCATGTTACTGGGAGATTATTG ATGTGGATATTAGGGAATCCAGTAAAAATTGAGGGTACTGAATTCGCTGATAAAAGGGCGATATATATAAGCAATCATGCGTCTCCTATCGACATCTTTCTCCTAATGTGGTTGACTCCAACGGGCACTGTTGGCATTGCAAAGAAAGAG aTCATATGGTATCCTCTATTTGGGCAACTTTATGTTTTGGCCAAACATATCCGCATAGATCGCTCCAACCCGAGTGCAGCCATCCAGTCTTTGAAAGAG GCGGCTCATGCTATTGTGAAAGACAATCTGTCTTTGATCATATTTCCTGAGGGCACCAGGTCCCAAAATGGAAGACTGCTTCCCTTCAAAAAG GGTTTTGTTCATATGGCGTTGCAATCCCGCCTCCCAATAGTTCCAATTGTCCTATCCGGTACCCATCGAGCATGGAGGAAGGGCAGCTTACATATTCGGCCAGTACCTATAACTGTAAAGTACCTTCCTCCGATAAGTACCAGTGACTGGACAGCTGACAAGCTTGATGATTACATAAAAATGGTGCACGACATGTATGTCAAAAACCTCCCAGAGCCTCAAAAGCCTTATGCGTCGGATAGTACCAGGACTTGTTCAAATTCATAG